A single region of the Streptomyces vilmorinianum genome encodes:
- a CDS encoding GNAT family N-acetyltransferase gives MILRPASRAELPAVLALLADEEKVVDPASITVTAAYERAFAEIESDPRNEMLVFVDGDDVVVGCLQATYIPGLGRGGAERALIEAVRIRADRRGGGLGRELMARAVERARARGCGLVQLTSDKRRTEAHRFYASLGFARSHDGFKLTLSSA, from the coding sequence ATGATCCTTCGCCCCGCCTCGCGTGCCGAACTGCCCGCCGTCCTCGCCCTTCTCGCCGACGAGGAGAAGGTCGTCGACCCCGCCTCGATCACCGTCACCGCGGCCTACGAGCGGGCCTTCGCGGAGATCGAGAGCGATCCGCGCAACGAGATGCTGGTGTTCGTGGACGGCGACGACGTGGTCGTGGGGTGCCTGCAGGCGACGTACATCCCGGGCCTGGGCAGGGGCGGCGCCGAGCGGGCCCTGATCGAGGCGGTACGGATCAGGGCCGACCGGCGCGGCGGCGGGCTCGGCCGGGAGCTGATGGCACGGGCGGTGGAACGGGCGCGCGCACGCGGCTGCGGGCTCGTCCAGCTGACGAGCGACAAGCGACGGACGGAGGCCCACCGCTTCTACGCCTCCCTGGGCTTCGCCCGCAGCCACGACGGCTTCAAGCTCACCCTCTCGTCAGCCTGA
- a CDS encoding antibiotic biosynthesis monooxygenase: MNTVVRRDSGPDPYRPGVGAVLASTWRVGTPERQRAAVDAIAETWESRDWPDGGLLSYTVLIGDDGDTLLHYSQWTAEEAYDDFVRTFRDDRNAEIDAAVPGIDRVALHRYGPPYRSAVLSEKSAGAAPDLVTPGLVVVAEAVFDGADSARQRTWVDDVFAAMDADAGERPAPGGIGAHFHLSTDGTRVLNYAEWESVRAFEEWQAADGADTGLWAKVHHHPGLVESRVRRYTPALNLRAGV; this comes from the coding sequence ATGAACACCGTAGTCCGCCGTGATTCCGGCCCCGATCCGTACCGGCCGGGAGTGGGGGCCGTCCTCGCCAGCACCTGGCGCGTGGGCACGCCCGAGCGGCAGCGGGCCGCCGTGGACGCCATCGCCGAGACGTGGGAGAGCAGGGACTGGCCGGACGGCGGACTGCTCTCGTACACCGTGCTCATCGGCGACGACGGCGACACCCTGCTCCACTACTCGCAGTGGACGGCGGAGGAGGCCTACGACGACTTCGTACGGACGTTCCGGGACGACCGCAACGCCGAGATCGACGCGGCGGTGCCCGGCATCGACCGGGTGGCGCTCCACCGCTACGGTCCGCCCTACCGCTCCGCCGTGCTGAGCGAGAAGAGCGCCGGGGCCGCGCCCGACCTCGTCACGCCCGGCCTCGTCGTGGTCGCCGAGGCGGTGTTCGACGGGGCCGACTCCGCGCGGCAGCGGACCTGGGTGGACGACGTCTTCGCCGCGATGGACGCCGACGCCGGTGAACGGCCGGCCCCCGGCGGGATCGGAGCCCACTTCCACCTCTCCACCGACGGCACGCGCGTCCTCAACTACGCCGAGTGGGAGAGCGTGCGGGCCTTCGAGGAGTGGCAGGCCGCGGACGGCGCCGACACGGGACTCTGGGCGAAGGTCCACCACCACCCCGGTCTCGTCGAGAGCCGGGTGCGGCGGTACACGCCCGCGCTGAACCTGCGCGCGGGCGTGTGA
- a CDS encoding endonuclease/exonuclease/phosphatase family protein: MPSSIPRSAAVAAAVSAALAAGLLAGSAASAETAAGVRVHDIQGTTRVSPLVGTQVTGVTGIVTGVRTYGSRGFWIQDPQADDNPATSEGLFVFTSSVPTVAVGDAVSVNGTVGEYVPGGLNSGNQSVTQISKPTVTVVSSGNPVPAPVTISGFSVPDAYAPEGDPAADGSINGLTLDPETYALDYYESLEGMNIRIGTSRVVGASTPYSELWVTVKPWENPNLRGGSVYGSYTAQNSGRLKVQSLTPIAEQPFPTANVGDRLTGSTEGPLDFDQFGGYKVVARTLGTVVDRGLERETTDRQHKNELAVATYNVENLDPSDPQAKFDALAAAVVDNLASPDILALEEIQDNNGAKNDGTVAADQTLKKFTDAIVAAGGPAYEWRSVDPANNKDGGEPGGNIRQVFLFNPERVSFTDRAGGDATAATGVVRGERGGAQLTLSPGRIDPANTAWENSRKPLAGEFTFRGRTVFVIANHFGSKGGDQSLTSHHQPPKRSSEAKRLLQAQSVNAFVKDLLAIEKQADVLVLGDINDFEFSGTTQALTDGGALYPAVKSLPRSERYSYVYQGNSQVLDQILTSPGVHHFEYDSVHINAEFSEQNSDHDPQVLRFRP; the protein is encoded by the coding sequence ATGCCTTCCTCCATACCGAGATCCGCGGCCGTCGCCGCTGCCGTGTCGGCCGCGCTCGCGGCCGGACTCCTCGCGGGTTCCGCCGCCTCGGCGGAGACCGCCGCCGGCGTCCGCGTCCACGACATCCAGGGCACCACTCGTGTCTCGCCCCTCGTCGGCACTCAGGTCACCGGCGTCACGGGCATCGTGACCGGCGTACGGACGTACGGCTCGCGTGGATTCTGGATCCAGGACCCGCAGGCCGACGACAATCCGGCCACCAGTGAGGGCCTGTTCGTCTTCACGAGCTCCGTTCCGACCGTCGCCGTCGGCGACGCGGTCAGCGTGAACGGCACGGTGGGCGAGTACGTCCCCGGCGGCCTGAACTCCGGCAACCAGTCGGTGACCCAGATCTCCAAGCCGACCGTGACCGTGGTCTCCTCCGGCAACCCGGTCCCGGCCCCCGTGACGATCTCCGGCTTCTCGGTGCCCGACGCGTACGCCCCCGAGGGCGACCCGGCCGCCGACGGCTCCATCAACGGCCTCACGCTGGACCCCGAGACGTACGCCCTGGACTACTACGAGTCCCTGGAGGGCATGAACATCCGCATCGGTACGTCACGGGTGGTGGGCGCCTCCACTCCGTACTCCGAGCTGTGGGTGACGGTGAAGCCCTGGGAGAACCCGAACTTGCGCGGCGGCTCGGTCTACGGCTCGTACACCGCGCAGAACTCCGGCCGCCTCAAGGTCCAGTCGTTGACCCCGATCGCCGAGCAGCCGTTCCCGACGGCGAACGTCGGGGACCGGCTGACGGGCTCGACCGAGGGCCCGCTGGACTTCGACCAGTTCGGTGGCTACAAGGTGGTGGCCCGCACCCTGGGCACGGTCGTCGACCGTGGCCTGGAGCGCGAGACGACGGACCGGCAGCACAAGAACGAGCTGGCGGTCGCGACGTACAACGTCGAGAACCTCGACCCGTCCGACCCGCAGGCGAAGTTCGACGCGCTGGCCGCGGCCGTGGTGGACAACCTCGCCTCGCCCGACATCCTCGCCCTGGAGGAGATCCAGGACAACAACGGCGCCAAGAACGACGGTACGGTCGCGGCCGACCAGACGCTGAAGAAGTTCACGGACGCGATCGTGGCGGCCGGCGGCCCGGCGTACGAGTGGCGCTCGGTCGACCCGGCGAACAACAAGGACGGCGGCGAGCCCGGCGGCAACATCCGCCAGGTCTTCCTCTTCAACCCTGAGCGGGTCTCCTTCACCGACCGCGCGGGCGGCGACGCGACGGCCGCGACCGGTGTGGTGCGCGGCGAGCGGGGCGGCGCCCAGCTGACCCTCTCCCCCGGCCGGATCGACCCGGCGAACACGGCCTGGGAGAACAGCCGCAAGCCGCTGGCGGGCGAGTTCACCTTCCGCGGCCGCACGGTCTTCGTGATCGCCAACCACTTCGGTTCCAAGGGCGGGGACCAGTCCCTGACCTCGCACCACCAGCCGCCGAAGCGTTCCTCCGAGGCGAAGCGTCTGCTGCAGGCGCAGTCCGTCAACGCCTTCGTCAAGGACCTCCTCGCGATCGAGAAGCAGGCCGACGTCCTGGTCCTCGGTGACATCAACGACTTCGAGTTCTCCGGGACCACGCAGGCCCTCACGGACGGCGGGGCGCTCTACCCGGCCGTGAAGTCGCTGCCGCGCAGCGAGCGCTACTCGTACGTCTACCAGGGCAACAGCCAGGTTCTCGACCAGATCCTGACCAGCCCCGGGGTTCACCACTTCGAGTACGACAGCGTCCACATCAACGCGGAGTTCTCCGAGCAGAACAGCGACCACGACCCGCAGGTGCTGCGCTTCCGCCCGTAG